The following proteins are encoded in a genomic region of Brachypodium distachyon strain Bd21 chromosome 1, Brachypodium_distachyon_v3.0, whole genome shotgun sequence:
- the LOC104581919 gene encoding uncharacterized protein LOC104581919, with amino-acid sequence MPTDAGTSGAAAGRNSAPTTFPRLDRSDYSMWAMKMEVAMESQEIWDAVDPGGNTYAKGAANYRIDRLALAAIHAAVPNDVLQHLKGKKSTKDAWDTIKTLHQGHERVREANLQTLLKNYESLKMGEDEAVDAFAARVRTLVNGIRDLGETLSEISVVRRFLRAASPKYIQIVTSIEQCVDLKTLTVEDLVGRYKAHDERLRMVFGDGKDDEHLMMTRAQWSAMAARKTGDSSSSNGRRDQAKGGGRAQAKKAPQGTEEKGAAPKKKFDRKKVRCHNCGIYGHFKSECRSHKKRKHIWPGKKMMIRRC; translated from the coding sequence ATGCCGACGGATGCGGGGACGTCGGGAGCCGCGGCTGGAAGGAACTCAGCACCGACGACGTTTCCAAGGCTCGATCGCAGCGACTACAGCATGTGGGcaatgaagatggaggtggCTATGGAATCTCAAGAGATCTGGGACGCAGTCGACCCTGGCGGCAACACGTACGCCAAAGGAGCGGCGAACTATCGCATTGATCGCCTGGCGTTGGCGGCCATCCATGCGGCTGTGCCGAACGATGTGCTACAACACCTGAAGGGAAAGAAATCTACGAAGGATGCATGGGATACGATCAAGACCCTACATCAAGGACACGAGCGTGTTCGGGAGGCAAACCTTCAAACCTTGCTGAAGAATTATGAGAGTTTGAAGATgggagaagacgaggcggTCGACGCGTTCGCAGCGCGTGTAAGGACGCTCGTTAATGGGATCCGCGACCTAGGCGAGACACTCTCCGAGATCTCCGTGGTTAGGCGGTTCCTACGCGCGGCATCACCAAAGTATATCCAGATCGTAACCTCAATCGAGCAGTGTGTCGATCTGAAGACCCTCACggtggaggacttggtggggCGCTACAAGGCGCACGATGAACGACTCCGGATGGTGTTTGGAGACGGCAAAGATGACGAGCATCTGATGATGACCCGTGCGCAGTGGTCTGCTATGGCCGCAAGGAAAACTGGCGATTCGTCATCGTCCAatggaagaagagatcaagctaaaggaggaggtcgagcacAAGCAAAGAAAGCTCCTCAAGGTACCGAGGAGAAAGGTGCGGCCCCCAAGAAAAAGTTTGATCGCAAGAAGGTTAGGTGCCACAACTGTGGAATATACGGGCACTTCAAGTCGGAGTGCAGAAGCCACAAAAAGAGAAAGCATATATGgccagggaagaagatgatgatccgGCGCTGCTGA